One region of Eupeodes corollae chromosome 1, idEupCoro1.1, whole genome shotgun sequence genomic DNA includes:
- the LOC129942715 gene encoding chitin-binding domain protein cbd-1-like codes for MSKINRELGSLPLGFVFIALSVLVLYPDSANGQSSANCVGKPDKYKYQDPLDCHGYFICLQGVSYQTYCDHFEKFDETSGKCVTGKCPPCKDCGNCPSTNPCTGKPDGLSWVDLTNCAQFYTCVGGQVSLGKCGEGLLFNPVTLKCECSQNVICSTPTVPDKPTIPDKPSPTIPDTPSGGGSCGSRNHGDMWRDPADCSKFFVCSWGNILSQNCPAGLQFNEQLNVCDWSQNVGCSKDQPTLGSCQGRLNGELWRDSSDCSRYFVCNWGVVTLKTCSTGFQFNPSTSTCVNSQVQGCPSINPPSPTPTPTGSCQGRVNGEMWRDSTDCSRYYLCTWGIVTLKTCSAGFQFNPSTSTCINSQVQGCPSINNPSPTPTPTGSCQGRVNGEVWRDTTDCSRYYVCTWGVVTLKTCSAGFQFNPSTSTCINSQVQGCPSINPPTPTPSGSCQGRVNGEIWRDTTDCSRYYVCTWGVVLLKTCSAGFQFNPSTNTCINSQVQGCPSINPPAPTPTPTGSCQGRVNGEMWRDVTDCSRYYVCSWGVVTLRTCSTGFQFNPSTNTCVNSQVQGCPSINPPSPTPTPTGSCQGRVNGEMWRDVTDCSRYYVCSWGIVTLKTCNTGLQFDPNTNICVNSQVQGCPSTPASCSGRPNGDMWGDATDCQSYYVCLSGTVMTYKCNNGFLFNKQKSICDLSSNVNCGSNNPSIPPSPSTNTCEGKTNRELFSDPSDCSQYFVCAGGLKLPGKCQSGYYFDPRKLLCMPQALVQCNNPTTPTTPTIPTPTPPCSSCANQCQGETNYVLYRDPFNCAKVNLCIAGKQVTYYCPAGKAFDNTVGACVAESSVSCKSIPVPGPSTPSTNLCVGQRENTLLPDPTNCAKYIVCLQGTYRSENCPNGKYFDVNLGACNVASLVNCKTTTIPTTPTTPTTPFNPCDAYTGYAIFRDPTNCARVFIFVKGVLSSYECPAGKSFDLTTSQCTTDANCQSTAVIPSPSPAPAPLPSPSPQPSPQPSPQPSPQPSPQPSPSPSPSTVKDGQVDLSIKDCLTKPHGARFRSRTNCRVYYQCRNSEAVKSSCPEGLWYNEERNVCHFSDLVPCPAGVD; via the coding sequence ATGTCGAAAATAAATCGTGAACTCGGTAGTTTACCATTGGGATTCGTTTTCATTGCATTGTCAGTTTTAGTTTTATACCCGGACAGTGCCAATGGACAAAGTAGTGCAAATTGTGTTGGAAAACCtgataaatacaaatatcaAGATCCTCTAGATTGCCAtggatattttatttgtctCCAAGGTGTTAGCTATCAGACTTATTGTGATCATTTCGAAAAATTCGATGAAACTAGCGGAAAGTGTGTGACTGGAAAGTGTCCGCCGTGCAAGGACTGTGGAAATTGCCCATCAACAAATCCCTGCACCGGAAAGCCAGATGGGCTTTCATGGGTTGACCTCACTAACTGTGCACAATTCTACACTTGTGTTGGGGGCCAAGTTAGCTTGGGAAAATGTGGTGAAGGGTTACTTTTTAATCCGGTAACTTTAAAGTGTGAGTGCAGCCAAAATGTGATTTGTTCCACACCAACAGTACCAGATAAACCAACAATACCAGATAAACCATCACCAACAATACCAGACACACCAAGTGGCGGTGGTTCCTGTGGAAGCCGGAATCATGGAGATATGTGGAGAGACCCTGCTGATTGCTCCAAGTTTTTCGTCTGTTCATGGGGAAACATTTTATCACAAAACTGCCCCGCAGGGTTACAATTCAACGAACAGCTTAATGTGTGTGACTGGTCTCAGAATGTGGGTTGCTCAAAGGATCAACCAACACTAGGTTCTTGCCAAGGCCGGCTGAACGGGGAATTGTGGAGGGATTCTTCAGATTGTTCGAGGTATTTTGTTTGCAACTGGGGAGTAGTCACATTGAAGACATGTAGCACAGGCTTCCAATTCAATCCAAGTACAAGCACTTGTGTCAATAGCCAAGTTCAGGGCTGTCCTTCAATTAACCCCCCTTcaccaacaccaacaccaacTGGATCCTGTCAAGGACGAGTGAACGGAGAAATGTGGAGGGATTCAACAGATTGTTCGAGGTATTACCTTTGCACATGGGGTATTGTCACACTGAAAACGTGTAGCGCAGGCTTCCAATTCAACCCAAGTACAAGCACATGTATCAATAGCCAAGTTCAGGGATGTCCTTCAATTAATAATCCTTCGCCAACACCAACACCAACCGGATCCTGCCAAGGTCGGGTGAACGGGGAAGTATGGAGGGATACTACGGATTGTTCGAGATATTATGTTTGCACATGGGGTGTTGTCACACTGAAAACGTGTAGCGCAGGCTTCCAATTCAACCCAAGTACAAGCACATGTATCAATAGCCAGGTTCAGGGCTGTCCTTCGATTAATCCGCCTACGCCAACACCAAGCGGATCCTGCCAAGGTCGAGTGAACGGGGAAATTTGGAGGGATACTACGGATTGTTCGAGGTATTATGTTTGCACATGGGGAGTTGTCTTACTAAAAACATGTAGCGCAGGCTTCCAATTCAACCCGAGCACAAACACATGTATCAATAGCCAAGTTCAAGGTTGTCCTTCAATAAATCCTCCTGCGCCGACACCAACACCAACTGGATCCTGTCAAGGCCGGGTGAACGGAGAAATGTGGAGAGATGTTACGGATTGTTCGAGGTATTACGTTTGCTCATGGGGAGTTGTAACACTGAGAACATGTAGCACAGGCTTCCAATTCAACCCAAGTACGAACACATGTGTAAATAGCCAAGTTCAAGGCTGTCCTTCAATAAATCCCCCATcaccaacaccaacaccaacTGGATCCTGCCAAGGACGAGTGAACGGAGAAATGTGGAGGGATGTTACCGATTGTTCGAGGTATTATGTTTGCTCATGGGGAATTGTCACATTGAAGACATGTAACACAGGCTTACAGTTCGATCCAAACACAAACATTTGTGTCAATAGCCAAGTTCAGGGATGTCCTTCAACTCCTGCTTCATGTTCAGGGCGACCTAATGGAGATATGTGGGGAGATGCGACCGATTGTCAATCGTATTACGTTTGTTTGTCCGGCACTGTCATGACATACAAGTGCAACAACGGcttccttttcaacaaacaaaaaagtatttgtgATTTAAGCTCAAACGTGAACTGTGGGTCAAATAATCCATCCATACCCCCATCGCCATCAACAAACACTTGTGAAGGTAAGACAAATAGGGAATTATTCAGTGATCCTTCGGATTGCTCACAATACTTTGTTTGCGCCGGAGGATTAAAATTGCCTGGAAAATGTCAAAGCGGATACTATTTTGACCCGAGAAAACTACTTTGCATGCCTCAGGCTCTAGTACAATGCAATAATCCCACAACACCAACCACACCCACCATACCGACGCCAACACCACCATGTAGTTCCTGTGCGAACCAATGCCAGGGTGAAACGAACTACGTGTTGTACAGAGACCCCTTTAACTGTGCTAAAGTTAATCTCTGCATCGCAGGAAAACAAGTAACTTACTACTGTCCTGCCGGTAAGGCTTTCGACAATACAGTGGGTGCTTGCGTGGCAGAAAGCTCAGTGAGTTGCAAATCGATACCCGTTCCAGGTCCATCAACTCCATCAACTAACCTCTGCGTTGGCCAGAGAGAAAACACATTGCTCCCGGATCCAACTAACTGTGCCAAGTATATTGTTTGCCTCCAAGGAACATATCGATCAGAAAATTGCCCCAATGGTAAATATTTCGATGTGAATCTTGGAGCCTGTAATGTTGCTAGTTTGGTAAATTGTAAAACTACTACAATTCCTACAACTCCAACAACTCCAACTACACCATTCAATCCATGCGATGCTTACACAGGCTACGCAATTTTCAGAGACCCAACAAACTGTGCCAGGGTTTTCATTTTCGTTAAGGGAGTCTTATCGTCCTATGAGTGCCCAGCTGGAAAATCCTTCGATTTGACCACCAGTCAATGTACCACTGATGCCAATTGCCAATCAACGGCTGTAATACCGTCACCGTCACCAGCACCAGCACCGTTGCCGTCACCGTCACCGCAACCATCACCACAACCATCACCGCAACCATCTCCACAACCATCGCCGCAACCTTCTCCGTCACCTTCTCCCTCAACGGTGAAAGACGGACAAGTTGATTTAAGCATTAAGGATTGCTTAACCAAACCCCATGGAGCACGTTTCAGAAGTCGTACCAACTGCAGAGTCTACTACCAATGCCGCAACAGCGAAGCCGTTAAATCAAGCTGTCCCGAAGGCCTTTGGTATAACGAGGAGAGAAATGTTTGCCATTTCTCTGATTTAGTTCCATGTCCCGCCGGAGTGGattaa
- the LOC129942716 gene encoding uncharacterized protein LOC129942716 gives MFLFNQKNLPYQLYQMKQKWKQNHHDYQLRVIRILQQRNPIQKLRPPRHQQKQKLQTTYQTELPTSSTVKSEVASDLKEECIRKTVGNFADPDDCHYYYRCMKGVLNRQECPRGFGWDAKSKMCSTKGCLK, from the exons ATGTTCCTGTTCAATCAAAAGAACCTGCCTTACCAACTTTATCAGATGAAACAGAAATGGAAACAG aatcatCACGATTACCAACTGAGAGTAATTCGTATACTTCAACAACGAAATCCAATCCAAAAACTAAGGCCCCCAagacaccaacaaaaacaaaaactacaaacaacCTATCAAACTGAGTTACCGACGAGTTCAACAGTCAAAAGTGAAGTCGCATCTGATCTGAAGGAAGAATGTATTAGAAAGACTGTTGGAAATTTTGCCGATCCAGATGATTGCCATTATTATTACCGTTGTATGAAAGGAGTCTTAAATAGACAGGAATGTCCAAGGGGCTTTGGTTGGGATGCAAAGAGCAAGATGTGTAGTACTAAGGgatgtttgaaataa